The Gammaproteobacteria bacterium DNA segment AGGTGCCGAGCAGCACCGCCTGCGCCATGACGTGTCCCTCCATGGCCTGCTCGACGGCGATCTTCGCAGGCTTCCCGAGATCGGGCAGCACGGTGTCGAGCGCGTAGAGTTTGTGAAAATAACGGTGCCGGCCGATGGGCGGGCAGGGACCGCCGTAGCCCGTGCGCTTCCAGTCGTTGATGCCCTCCCGTGTGCCCGGCGGCAGTTCCGGGGGCTTGATGGCTTCCTTGAGACCGGTCGTAGTGGGCGGCAGGTTGTAGAGCACCCAGTGCACCCAGGTCATCTTCGGCGCCGCGGGGTCCGGCGCGTCCGGGTCGTCGATAATGAGTACCAGGCTTTTCGTACCGGCCGGCACTTCTGACCAGTTGAGCGCTGGTGATATATCCCTGCCGTCACAGGTATAGAGCGCGGGAATTGCGCCGTTGTTCTTGAACGCGGGTGATTCGATTTTCATATTGCCCTCCTCCTGTTCGTGCAGCGTGACCTCCGCCGCCGCTTCTGTAGCAGCAAACAGGGCTAGACTGCCCAGGCTCATCAGTAAATATGCACGCATGTCCGGGATTGGTCCATCTTCAGCGTCAAACTTGAGTAATTGCAATTCTAGATCAAATCCATGGCGGGTTCCGTTACTTCATGAGCCAACATACAATGACCGGCATGGACCATCCGACGCTGGAAGCTTTTGTAGGAAATACACCACTGGTGCATTTGCAGCGCCTGCCACAGCGCTGCGGCGTGCATGCGAGCAACGTCATCCTCGCTAAACTGGAGGGCAACAATCCCGCCGGTTCGGTGAAGGACCGGCCGGCGTTGTCGATGATCAAGCGCGCGCAGGAGCGCGGCGACATCAAGCCCGGTGACACGCTAATCGAGGCCACCAGCGGCAACACCGGCATCGCGCTGGCGATGGCGGCGGCGATCATGGGCTACCGCATGCTGCTGGTGATGCCGGAGCACCTGTCGCTGGAGCGGCGGCAGACCATGCGCGCCTTTGGCGCCGAATTCGTGCTGACGCCGGAGAAGGGCGGCATGGAGCAGGCGCGGGATATCGCCGAGGCCATGCGCGCCGAAGGCAAGGGCATCATCCTCGACCAGTTTGCCAACCCGGACAATCCGCGAGCGCACTACGAAGGCACCGGCCCGGAAATTTGGCGCGATACCAATGGCAAGATTACTCACTTCGTTTCGTCGATGGGCACGACCGGCACCATCATGGGGGTTTCCCGCTTCCTCAAGGAGAAAAATCCCGCCGTCCACATCATCGGCTGCCACCCGGCGGAGGGCTCGCAAATCCCAGGCATACGCAAATGGGCGCCGGCCTACCTGCCGAAGATCTTTGATCGTACGCGCGTCGATCGCGTCGAAGAGATAACGCAGAAGGAAGCCGAGGACATGACCCGCCGGCTGGCGGCGGAGGAGGGCATATTCGCCGGCATATCTTCCGGCGGCGCGACGTCGGTGGCGCTGCGCACCGCGCGTGAAGTCAAAAACGCGGTCATTGTGACTGTCATCTGCGATCGTGGCGACCGATACCTCTCTACCGGTGTTTTCCCGGCCTAGATTGCATTCCGCGCGCTTGTTCCCTCTGCTGCTGTTGGTCGCGGTTGAATTACCCGCGGTACCGTCATCCGTTCGCGCCGGGCCGCCGGTCACCAGTCACATGGAGTTCGGGAGACTGGAAGTCGCCGGCATCGGCGCAGATGGCGTCGCCGTGGACTGGCGGGCGGGAGCCGACGATCAGTCAACGCTGCATGCCACGGCGCACGCCTTGAATCTGCCGTCCGGCGTCACCCTTAATGAGGTTGATGTGACGTGTTCCGCGCTGGCCTGGGATGCGGCAAACATCCGCTGCGATCGGGGGGACATTGAGATCGGCGGGGCGAATGCCGCGAAGATCAAGGCGCCGGTGCATTTTGTTTATGACATGGAGCATGGGCGGCTTGCCCTCGACGTTAATCAGGCGGAATTCGCCAAGGGCACGGTAAGCGCAACGCTGACGCGTACGCCGTCAGACTGGCAGGCGGATATACACGGGGCGCAGTTGACGGTGCCGGAACTGCGCAAGTGGATGCAGAAGCTGGGCGTCTGGCCGGGCGGGTATACCGATGAGGCGGGCAAGGTGACATTTCATTTGACGGCGGCGGGCAACGCGTCGTCATGGACGCACGCCCGGATCGATCTCAATGCGTCTGATTTTTCCGTGACCGGGAAACATCTCGCCGATCACGCCGCATTCCATATCGAGGCCGCTGCCGAACAATCGGCGCAGGCTGGCATCGGGTTGCAGGGGCGGGCCGAATTGACCGCGGGCGCCATCTACGTCGAATCCGGCATGACCGTGCAGGATTATCACCCCGGCGCCACGCTGGAGGTGGCGGATGGGCCAATCACCGCGACATGGGACGCCGACTACGCGCCGGACGGGAAAACGCTGCAAATGCGGCGGTTTTCACTGAATCAACCCGGCGTTCTCAAACTCGCCGCCAGCGGTGATTTGGCGCCGGCCGCACCTGCGTCCGTGCGGCGGCTGGTGCTCACCGTGGACGATGTCGACATGCGCGCGGCCTACGAGCAGCACGTGAAGCCGATGTGCAGTCATATCGAAAGTTTGTGCGGCCTGGAAGCCGAGGGTCACTTGAGCGGCGAAATGACCTGGGAGAGTGACGGCGTTCATGATCTGCACGCGCGGTTCCGCGGGGTCTATCTGGACGATGCGCGCCGCCGTTTCCGGCTCTCGAACCTGGACGGTGATCTGCTGCTGAACGACGGTTCGACACCGATGGCCTCGGCGCTGCGCTGGGACAGCGCTTCACTCTATCGCCTCAATTTCGGCGGTGGGCGTGTGGCCATGAGTTCGAAAAACCGGCAGCTCGCCATCACTGAATGGAGCGACGTCCGGATTCTGGGCGGCACGCTCAAACTGGATCAATTCGAGATCGCCCGCGTCGGTCATCCCGACTTCAGCTTCAAGACGCGCGGCCGCCTTTCGCCGATTTCGATGCAGGACTTCTGCCAGGCGATGGGCTGGCCGGTCTTCTCCGGTCAGCTCTCCGGCGTGCTGCCGGAGATGACCTATGAGCACGACAACCTGTTCGTACACGGCGATTTGCTGATGAACCTTTTCGGCGGCGTGGTCGTGATTCACGATCTGCGCGTCGCCAGCCTGTTCGGCGACACGCCGGTTCTGACCACGGATGTGGCGATTGCCAACATCGACCTGGAGCAACTGACCAGCGCATTCTCCTTTGGTAAGATCGAAGGCAAGCTGGAGGGAGGCTTCAAGGATTTGAGACTGGAAAACTGGTCGCCGGTATATTTCGAGGCGCGTTTCCAGACGCCGCGGGACGACCACTCCCGGCACCGCATCAGCCAGCGGGCCGTCGACAATTTGAGCGCGATCGGCAGTGGCGGGGTCACCAGCTCGCTGTCACGCGGGTTCCTGCAGGTGTTCAAGGATTACTCGTATGATCAGCTGGGAATCGCGTGCCGCCTGTATCACGACGTTTGCGAGATGGATGGCGTGGCGCCGGCACCGGATGGCTTTTACATCGTGACGCGCGGCGGATTGATGCCGCCGTGGATCGATGTCAAGGGCACCGGTCACGCCATCCCGTGGAGCGATCTGGTGTACGGGCTGAAGCGGATCGCCAGCGGCGACATGCAGGTGCAATAAACAGCAGCAGGGCGGGGTTCAGACGGCATTCAGGCAACCCGCCGCAATTTCGACAGTCCAATTGAACGTCCGCGGTTTCAGGAAAAGGAGTGCAAGCATGCGCAAGATGAAGAGGGTGTTAGGACTGCTGTGGTTGCCGGCCCTGGCTGCCTGCGTGACGGTCAACGTGTATTTCCCGGCGGCGGCCGTGGAGCAGGCGGCGGATCGCATCGTCAAGGAAGTCTACGGCGTCAAGGCCGGGCAGCAGAAACAGCAGGAGGAAAAAAAGCAGGAGCCCGCGGGCGACAAGCGATCAGATGCGGCGGGGGTATCAATCTCCGCGCGATCCATCGCCATGCTGGATTGGATGATCGCGCCCGCGCTGGCACAGGCGCCGGACATTGATGTCTCCTCGCCGGCCATCAACAGGCTGAAGGGCACCATGCAGGCCCGTCATCAGCGGTTGGTGCCGTTTTACAACAGCGGCGCGGTTGGCATGACCAGCAACGGGCTGGTGGCGCTGCGTGATCCCAAGGCGGTGTCGTTGAAGGATCGCGGCGCGGTGAGCCAGCTGGTCGGCGAAGAAAATGCGGATCGCAACGTGTTGTACGGGGAAATCGCCAGGGCCAACGGCCATCCGGAATGGGAGCGCGAGGTCCGCACCATCTTCGATCGACGCTGGGTGGCCAATGCGCCGGGCGGCTGGTGGTTCCAGAACGCGAACGGCGACTGGGTGCAGAAATAATCCTGCGCCATTGAGCAAGTGTTCCCATTCGCGGTGGTAGAATCACTGCCGTGAACGTGCTTGTTTTTGACATTGAGACCGTGCCGGACGTGGAATCGGCGCGGCGCTTGCGGAACCTGGAGGGTCTGAGCGACGACGCCATCGCGAATCTTCTGTTTGCGCAGCGCCGGCAGGAGACCGAGGGCCGCTCCGATTTCCTCAAATACCCGCAGCATCGCATTGTCGCCATCGCCGCAGCGCTGCGGCGCGACGACAAGCTCAGTGTCTGGTCGCTGGCGGATGTCGGCGCCTCCGAACCTGACATCATCCGGCGTTTCTTCGACGGCATCGAGCGTTACACGCCGACGCTGGTTTCCTGGAACGGCGGCGGATTCGATCTGCCCGTGCTGCATTACCGCGCGCTGCTGCACGGCATCGCCGCGCCGCGCTACTGGGAGACTGGCGATGACGATCCGGCCTTCCGTTATAACAATTATCTCGGCCGCTTCCATTGGCGCCATACCGATCTGATGGACGTGCTGTCCGGCTATCAGGCGCGGGCCACCGCCTCGCTCGATGAGGTCGCGGGTCTGCTGGGCTTTCCCGGAAAACTGGGCATGGACGGCAGCCAGGTGTGGGACGCCTTTCAGCAAGGCCGGCTCGCCGAGATCCGCCAGTACTGCGAGACCGATGTCTTGAATACTTATCTGATCTTCCTGCGGTTCGAATTGATGCGGGGGCGGATCACCGATACCGCCTACGCCGCCGAGTGCCAGCGGCTGCGCGATTACTTGCGCGCCGAAGACAAGCCTCATTTCACAGAATTCCTCAATGCC contains these protein-coding regions:
- a CDS encoding 3'-5' exonuclease, with protein sequence MNVLVFDIETVPDVESARRLRNLEGLSDDAIANLLFAQRRQETEGRSDFLKYPQHRIVAIAAALRRDDKLSVWSLADVGASEPDIIRRFFDGIERYTPTLVSWNGGGFDLPVLHYRALLHGIAAPRYWETGDDDPAFRYNNYLGRFHWRHTDLMDVLSGYQARATASLDEVAGLLGFPGKLGMDGSQVWDAFQQGRLAEIRQYCETDVLNTYLIFLRFELMRGRITDTAYAAECQRLRDYLRAEDKPHFTEFLNAWPAA
- a CDS encoding YbhB/YbcL family Raf kinase inhibitor-like protein, which gives rise to MKIESPAFKNNGAIPALYTCDGRDISPALNWSEVPAGTKSLVLIIDDPDAPDPAAPKMTWVHWVLYNLPPTTTGLKEAIKPPELPPGTREGINDWKRTGYGGPCPPIGRHRYFHKLYALDTVLPDLGKPAKIAVEQAMEGHVMAQAVLLGTYQH
- the cysM gene encoding cysteine synthase CysM, producing MDHPTLEAFVGNTPLVHLQRLPQRCGVHASNVILAKLEGNNPAGSVKDRPALSMIKRAQERGDIKPGDTLIEATSGNTGIALAMAAAIMGYRMLLVMPEHLSLERRQTMRAFGAEFVLTPEKGGMEQARDIAEAMRAEGKGIILDQFANPDNPRAHYEGTGPEIWRDTNGKITHFVSSMGTTGTIMGVSRFLKEKNPAVHIIGCHPAEGSQIPGIRKWAPAYLPKIFDRTRVDRVEEITQKEAEDMTRRLAAEEGIFAGISSGGATSVALRTAREVKNAVIVTVICDRGDRYLSTGVFPA
- a CDS encoding YdbL family protein, with protein sequence MRKMKRVLGLLWLPALAACVTVNVYFPAAAVEQAADRIVKEVYGVKAGQQKQQEEKKQEPAGDKRSDAAGVSISARSIAMLDWMIAPALAQAPDIDVSSPAINRLKGTMQARHQRLVPFYNSGAVGMTSNGLVALRDPKAVSLKDRGAVSQLVGEENADRNVLYGEIARANGHPEWEREVRTIFDRRWVANAPGGWWFQNANGDWVQK